A genome region from Leifsonia sp. Root112D2 includes the following:
- a CDS encoding HEAT repeat domain-containing protein yields MHTESSSPSSVPVDLPVAQRLAAAVKHYGETDVVDRAVALLGGANVGEEFLLYVGGEHAQGLLDGAPALYWPELWGARALLHVWRPNAQSAVQHGLGNQAWRVREMCARVTLERALELADDIRNLLIDEVPRVRIAALRALAEIGAATDTEAMVARLQDPDREVRRAAQQSRDALAERLAAAH; encoded by the coding sequence ATGCATACCGAATCCTCGAGTCCATCATCCGTTCCCGTCGACCTGCCCGTCGCGCAGCGGCTCGCCGCGGCCGTCAAACACTACGGCGAGACGGATGTCGTCGACCGCGCCGTCGCGCTGCTCGGCGGCGCCAACGTCGGGGAGGAATTCCTGCTCTACGTCGGCGGCGAACACGCTCAGGGACTGCTCGACGGTGCCCCGGCACTGTATTGGCCCGAGCTCTGGGGCGCCCGGGCGCTGCTTCATGTCTGGCGGCCGAATGCGCAGTCAGCGGTGCAGCACGGGCTCGGCAACCAGGCCTGGCGGGTGCGGGAGATGTGTGCGCGCGTGACGCTCGAGCGCGCGCTCGAGCTGGCCGATGACATCCGGAATCTGCTCATCGACGAGGTGCCGCGTGTGCGCATTGCTGCACTGCGCGCGCTTGCCGAAATCGGTGCGGCCACGGATACCGAAGCGATGGTTGCACGGCTGCAAGATCCCGATCGGGAGGTGCGACGCGCGGCCCAGCAGTCACGCGATGCGCTGGCCGAGCGCCTCGCTGCCGCGCACTAA
- the pdxT gene encoding pyridoxal 5'-phosphate synthase glutaminase subunit PdxT — MPASTVRVGVLALQGDFREHIAVLRFLGADAVAVRRPQELNEIGGLVIPGGESSVMDKLARTFGLAEPLRAAIADGLPVYGTCAGLIMLADTVLDGIAGQQSLGGLDVAVRRNAFGSQLDSFETDLDVPVLDGPPMHAVFIRAPIVESLGAAAHPLASLDDGRVVAVEQGNLIGTSFHPEMTNDYRFHEYFLGKVTARAAR, encoded by the coding sequence GTGCCTGCCAGCACAGTGCGCGTCGGTGTACTCGCGCTGCAGGGTGACTTTCGTGAGCACATCGCCGTTCTGCGATTCCTGGGGGCGGATGCCGTCGCTGTGCGCCGCCCGCAGGAACTGAACGAGATCGGCGGCCTGGTCATCCCGGGTGGCGAGTCGAGCGTGATGGACAAGCTCGCGCGAACCTTTGGGCTCGCCGAGCCGCTGCGTGCAGCCATTGCCGACGGCCTGCCGGTCTACGGCACCTGCGCCGGCCTGATCATGCTCGCCGACACCGTGCTCGACGGCATAGCCGGCCAGCAGAGCCTCGGCGGACTCGACGTTGCGGTGCGACGCAACGCCTTCGGCTCGCAACTCGACTCCTTCGAAACAGATCTCGATGTGCCGGTGCTGGACGGGCCCCCCATGCACGCCGTGTTCATTCGCGCCCCCATCGTCGAGTCGCTCGGGGCAGCCGCGCATCCGCTCGCCTCGCTCGATGACGGCCGCGTCGTCGCCGTGGAGCAGGGCAACCTGATCGGCACCTCCTTCCACCCCGAGATGACGAACGACTACCGCTTTCACGAATACTTTCTGGGCAAGGTCACCGCCAGGGCCGCTCGCTGA
- the pdxS gene encoding pyridoxal 5'-phosphate synthase lyase subunit PdxS, with product MTDSTAPAPNGTAQADEQFGSSRVKRGLAEMLKGGVIMDVVTREQARIAEDAGAVAVMALERVPADIRSQGGVARMSDPDLIEGIIDEVSIPVMAKARIGHFVEAQVLQALDVDYIDESEVLSPADYVNHIDKWKFTVPFVCGATNLGEALRRINEGAAMIRSKGEAGTGDVSEATKHIRKIRSEIAALTAMSKDELYVAAKELQAPYALVEEIASTGKLPVVLFTAGGVATPADAAMMMQLGADGVFVGSGIFKSGDPAKRAAAVVKATTFFDDPSVIAEVSRGLGEAMVGINVSDLAAPHRLSERGW from the coding sequence GTGACTGACAGCACCGCACCCGCCCCGAACGGCACAGCACAGGCCGACGAGCAGTTCGGCTCGAGCCGTGTTAAGCGCGGACTCGCCGAGATGCTCAAGGGCGGCGTGATCATGGACGTCGTCACGCGCGAGCAGGCGCGCATCGCCGAAGACGCGGGGGCTGTCGCGGTGATGGCTCTTGAGCGCGTTCCGGCCGACATCCGCTCGCAGGGTGGCGTTGCCCGCATGAGCGATCCCGACCTGATCGAAGGCATCATCGACGAGGTCTCCATCCCCGTCATGGCCAAGGCTCGCATCGGCCACTTCGTCGAGGCGCAGGTGCTGCAGGCACTCGACGTCGACTACATCGACGAATCCGAGGTGCTGAGTCCCGCCGACTACGTCAACCACATCGACAAGTGGAAGTTCACCGTGCCGTTCGTGTGCGGAGCCACCAACCTGGGCGAGGCGCTGCGACGCATCAATGAGGGTGCCGCGATGATCCGCTCCAAGGGTGAGGCCGGCACCGGTGACGTCTCGGAGGCCACCAAGCACATCCGCAAGATCCGCTCGGAGATCGCCGCACTCACCGCGATGAGCAAGGATGAGCTCTATGTGGCGGCCAAGGAGCTGCAGGCACCGTATGCGCTCGTCGAGGAGATCGCCTCGACCGGCAAGCTTCCCGTCGTGCTGTTCACCGCGGGCGGGGTCGCCACTCCGGCCGACGCCGCGATGATGATGCAGCTCGGCGCCGACGGCGTGTTCGTCGGCTCGGGCATCTTCAAGTCGGGCGACCCGGCCAAACGCGCCGCGGCAGTTGTGAAGGCCACGACCTTCTTCGACGACCCTTCGGTCATCGCCGAGGTTTCGCGCGGCCTGGGTGAGGCGATGGTGGGTATCAACGTCTCCGACCTGGCCGCACCGCACCGCCTCTCCGAACGTGGCTGGTAG
- the thrS gene encoding threonine--tRNA ligase: MADGFELFTDRSVVAMRVNGELKDLATQVTTDDTVEAVSIDSPDGLNILRHSAAHVLAQAVQSINPDAKLGIGPPITDGFYYDFDVAETFTPEDLKALDKAMDRIIRQGQRFVRRVVTDEEARAELANEPYKLELIGLKGGATDGDSVEGEDNESVEVGGAELTIYDNVDPKTGETLWKDLCRGPHLPNTRMIGNGAALTRVAAAYWRGSEKNTQLQRIYGTAWPTKDELRAYQTRMEEAAKRDHRKLGAEMDLFSFPDEIGSGLAVFHPRGGIIRSEIENYLRGQLLENGYELVNTPHITKGHLFEISQHLNWYREGMFPPMHLDEVTDADGHVTRQGADYYLKPMNCPMHNLIFRARGRSYRELPLRLAEFGTVYRYEKSGTLSGLTRVRGLTQDDAHVYVTPEQVKDEVASQLRFVLETLRGYGLDDFYLELSTKDPEKYVGSDEVWEEATETLRQVGLESGLELVPDPGGAAFYGPKISVQARDAIGRTWQLSTVQLDFNQPELFELRYTAADGSRQQPVMIHRALLGSVERFFAILLEHYAGAFPVWLAPMQVVGIPVAEQYDDYLQDVVARLRKRGVRAEVDASDDRMQKKIRNATKAKVPFQLIVGEEDRAAGTVSFRFRDGTQLNGIEVEAAIERITASIASHEQVLTAWTA, encoded by the coding sequence GTGGCTGACGGCTTCGAGCTATTTACCGACCGTTCCGTTGTCGCGATGCGCGTCAACGGTGAGCTGAAAGATCTCGCCACCCAGGTCACGACCGACGACACGGTCGAGGCCGTATCCATTGATTCACCCGACGGGCTGAACATCCTCCGCCACTCCGCGGCGCATGTTCTCGCGCAGGCCGTTCAGTCGATCAACCCCGACGCGAAGCTCGGTATCGGCCCGCCCATCACAGACGGTTTCTACTACGACTTCGATGTAGCCGAGACGTTCACCCCTGAAGACCTCAAGGCGCTCGACAAGGCGATGGATCGCATCATCCGGCAGGGCCAGCGCTTCGTACGTCGCGTCGTCACCGACGAGGAGGCCCGCGCCGAACTCGCGAACGAGCCGTACAAGCTCGAGCTCATCGGGCTCAAGGGCGGTGCAACGGACGGCGACAGCGTCGAGGGTGAAGACAACGAGTCGGTCGAGGTCGGCGGTGCCGAGCTGACCATCTACGACAACGTCGACCCGAAGACAGGCGAGACGCTTTGGAAGGATCTCTGTCGCGGTCCGCATCTGCCGAACACCCGCATGATCGGCAACGGGGCGGCGCTCACCCGTGTGGCCGCCGCATACTGGCGCGGATCCGAGAAGAACACACAGCTGCAGCGCATCTATGGCACGGCCTGGCCCACCAAAGACGAGCTGCGCGCTTACCAGACCCGCATGGAGGAGGCCGCCAAGCGCGATCACCGCAAGCTCGGTGCGGAGATGGACCTGTTCTCCTTCCCCGACGAGATCGGTTCGGGTCTGGCCGTCTTCCATCCGCGTGGCGGCATCATCCGCTCGGAGATCGAGAACTACCTGCGCGGCCAGCTTCTCGAGAACGGCTACGAACTCGTCAACACGCCCCACATCACCAAGGGCCACCTGTTCGAGATCAGCCAGCACCTCAACTGGTATCGCGAGGGCATGTTCCCGCCGATGCACCTCGACGAGGTGACGGATGCCGATGGCCACGTCACCAGGCAGGGCGCGGACTACTACCTCAAGCCGATGAATTGCCCTATGCACAACCTCATCTTTCGTGCTCGCGGCCGCAGCTATCGCGAGTTGCCCCTGCGCCTGGCCGAATTCGGCACCGTATACCGCTACGAGAAGAGCGGAACCCTCTCGGGCCTCACCCGCGTGCGCGGCCTCACCCAGGACGACGCTCACGTCTACGTGACGCCTGAGCAGGTGAAGGACGAGGTCGCGAGCCAGCTGCGCTTCGTGCTGGAGACCCTGCGTGGTTATGGCCTCGACGACTTCTATCTCGAACTCTCCACCAAAGACCCCGAGAAGTACGTCGGCAGCGACGAGGTCTGGGAGGAAGCAACCGAGACCCTGCGCCAGGTCGGCCTCGAGTCTGGCCTCGAGCTCGTGCCCGATCCGGGCGGCGCGGCCTTCTACGGCCCCAAGATCTCGGTGCAGGCGCGCGACGCGATTGGTCGCACCTGGCAGCTCTCCACCGTGCAGCTCGACTTCAACCAGCCCGAACTCTTCGAGTTGCGCTACACGGCGGCCGATGGCTCACGCCAGCAGCCGGTCATGATCCACCGTGCACTGCTCGGCTCTGTCGAGCGCTTCTTCGCCATCTTGCTCGAGCACTACGCTGGTGCGTTCCCGGTGTGGCTCGCCCCGATGCAGGTCGTCGGCATCCCTGTCGCCGAGCAGTACGACGACTACCTGCAGGATGTCGTGGCCCGGCTGCGTAAGCGCGGCGTGCGCGCGGAGGTCGACGCATCCGACGATCGCATGCAGAAGAAGATTCGCAACGCCACCAAGGCCAAGGTGCCATTCCAACTCATCGTCGGCGAGGAGGATCGCGCCGCGGGCACGGTCAGCTTCCGTTTTCGCGACGGCACGCAGCTCAATGGAATCGAGGTCGAGGCGGCCATCGAGCGCATCACCGCGTCCATCGCCTCCCACGAGCAGGTACTCACCGCATGGACGGCGTGA
- a CDS encoding YebC/PmpR family DNA-binding transcriptional regulator, which produces MSGHSKWATTKHKKAVIDQRRAKSFAKLIKNIEVAAKIGGADMSGNPTLVDAVQKAKKTSVPIDNINRAVKRGAGLTGESVDYTTIIYEGYAPSGVALLVECLTDNKNRAAADVRTAMTRNGGTMGDPGSVAYNFHRKGVIVVAKTDGLSEDDVLVAVLDAGAEEVTDRGESFEVVTDASALVSTRTALQEAGIDYDSADVEFVASLQVEGDAETARKVFRLIDALEDSDDVQNVYTNLDLSAEVQAELENDTE; this is translated from the coding sequence ATGTCCGGGCATTCCAAGTGGGCGACGACCAAGCACAAGAAGGCGGTCATCGACCAGCGACGTGCCAAGTCGTTCGCGAAGCTCATCAAGAACATCGAGGTCGCGGCCAAGATCGGCGGCGCCGACATGTCGGGCAATCCGACCCTCGTCGACGCGGTGCAGAAGGCCAAGAAGACCTCGGTTCCCATCGACAACATCAACCGCGCGGTCAAGCGCGGCGCGGGCCTCACCGGTGAGAGCGTCGACTACACGACGATCATCTACGAGGGATATGCACCCAGCGGTGTCGCGCTGCTCGTCGAGTGCCTCACGGACAACAAGAACCGAGCCGCGGCCGATGTGCGTACCGCCATGACCCGCAACGGCGGCACCATGGGTGACCCCGGCAGCGTTGCATACAACTTTCACCGCAAGGGCGTCATTGTTGTCGCCAAGACCGACGGGCTGAGCGAAGACGACGTTCTCGTGGCCGTACTCGATGCAGGGGCTGAGGAAGTGACAGACCGCGGCGAGAGCTTCGAGGTGGTCACCGACGCATCCGCTCTCGTCAGCACCCGCACGGCGCTCCAGGAGGCGGGGATCGACTACGACTCGGCCGACGTGGAGTTCGTCGCCAGTTTGCAGGTCGAGGGTGACGCCGAGACGGCACGCAAGGTCTTTCGCCTCATCGATGCCCTCGAAGACTCGGACGATGTGCAGAACGTGTACACCAACCTCGATCTCTCGGCCGAGGTTCAGGCCGAGCTCGAGAACGACACGGAATAG
- the yajC gene encoding preprotein translocase subunit YajC: MDLLTVVMLVVLAVLIFFMFRNSRKRQRDAASLQSKVVTGANVMTNFGVYGTILSMDEENNEVLLETTPGTVLKVHRQVIARVVEPKVNEEEAPEESATTELNADHAIQLGEPEYGERLDGTDKPNSENGK, encoded by the coding sequence ATGGATTTGCTCACAGTTGTCATGCTGGTCGTTCTGGCCGTGCTGATTTTCTTCATGTTCCGCAATAGTCGCAAGCGTCAGCGTGATGCGGCTTCGCTGCAGTCGAAGGTGGTGACCGGCGCGAATGTCATGACCAACTTCGGCGTGTACGGCACCATCCTGTCGATGGACGAAGAGAACAACGAAGTACTTCTCGAGACGACGCCGGGCACCGTGCTGAAGGTGCACCGTCAGGTCATCGCGCGGGTCGTCGAGCCGAAGGTCAATGAAGAAGAGGCGCCCGAAGAGTCGGCGACCACGGAGCTCAACGCGGATCACGCGATTCAGCTCGGCGAGCCCGAGTACGGCGAGCGGCTTGACGGCACAGACAAGCCCAACTCCGAAAACGGCAAGTAG
- a CDS encoding HIT family protein, with product MDGVSLDDPGHLAGVPDEFQRLWTPHRMVYIQNGPQPHRDSCPFCAAPDLSDEEALIVARGEHAYVLLNLFPYNSGHLLVCPYRHIALYDEATDAETAEIASLTQTAMRVIRSVSKNDGFNIGMNQGEVAGAGIAAHLHQHIVPRWANDANFLPIIAKTKALPQLLGEVRASLAEAWPASD from the coding sequence ATGGACGGCGTGAGCCTCGACGATCCCGGCCATCTGGCGGGCGTTCCCGACGAATTCCAGCGTCTGTGGACGCCGCACCGCATGGTGTACATCCAGAACGGGCCACAGCCGCACAGGGATAGCTGCCCCTTCTGTGCAGCCCCCGATCTCAGCGATGAGGAGGCGCTCATCGTCGCCCGTGGCGAGCACGCCTACGTTCTGCTCAACCTGTTTCCCTACAACAGCGGCCACCTGCTTGTGTGCCCGTACCGGCACATTGCCCTCTACGACGAGGCGACGGATGCCGAGACGGCCGAGATCGCGAGCCTCACGCAGACGGCGATGCGGGTCATCCGCAGCGTCTCGAAGAATGACGGCTTCAACATCGGCATGAACCAGGGAGAGGTGGCCGGGGCTGGCATCGCCGCACACCTTCACCAGCACATTGTTCCGCGCTGGGCGAATGATGCGAACTTCCTGCCGATCATCGCCAAGACGAAGGCACTGCCGCAGTTGCTGGGTGAGGTGCGAGCCTCGCTTGCCGAGGCCTGGCCCGCATCCGATTGA
- the ruvC gene encoding crossover junction endodeoxyribonuclease RuvC — protein sequence MRVFGIDPGLTRCGVGIVDVAANRTAKLVHVSVIRTAPELPLEQRLLAIGTGIEELLDEYEPAAFAIERVFAQHNLRTVMGTAQISGVAMHAAAKRRLAVGLHTPSEVKAAITGYGAAEKKQVQVMVARILGLADLPKPADAADALAIAICHAWRTPVGPEGSGGEATDAPSSRLTPAQQAWHAAERSTRASVAPRRLTK from the coding sequence GTGCGGGTATTCGGCATCGACCCCGGCCTGACGCGCTGTGGCGTCGGCATCGTGGATGTAGCGGCAAACCGTACCGCGAAGCTGGTACATGTCAGCGTCATCCGCACCGCGCCAGAGCTGCCGCTCGAGCAGCGCCTGCTCGCCATCGGAACCGGCATCGAGGAGTTGCTCGATGAATACGAGCCTGCCGCCTTCGCCATCGAGCGGGTCTTCGCGCAGCACAATCTGCGCACGGTGATGGGCACCGCCCAGATCAGCGGAGTGGCCATGCACGCGGCGGCCAAACGCCGCCTGGCGGTCGGCCTGCACACCCCCAGCGAGGTCAAGGCCGCGATCACCGGATACGGCGCCGCCGAGAAGAAGCAGGTGCAGGTGATGGTGGCGCGCATCCTGGGCCTCGCCGATCTGCCCAAACCGGCGGATGCGGCAGACGCCCTCGCCATTGCCATCTGCCATGCCTGGCGCACGCCCGTCGGCCCTGAAGGCAGCGGGGGAGAGGCAACGGATGCGCCCTCCTCACGCCTCACTCCCGCCCAGCAGGCGTGGCACGCCGCGGAGCGCTCCACCCGGGCGTCGGTGGCGCCCCGTAGGCTGACGAAGTGA
- the ruvA gene encoding Holliday junction branch migration protein RuvA: MISSLRGTVLSLSGGSAVIEVGGVGFAVQLTPDHALSLRLGDTAFVMTSLIVREDALSLFGFADTEQLAVFELLLGVTGVGPKSAMGVLAALTPDAIAAAVQADDDAVFRKVSGIGPKTAKLIVVSLAGKLVVTHTQRSASSTRPGSSLGDSVLVALVGLGWPERVASEVIAEVVAEHAEPERGSVSALLRLALARLGPGQTPVRSGS; encoded by the coding sequence GTGATCTCTTCCCTGCGTGGCACCGTTCTCTCTCTCTCGGGCGGCAGCGCCGTCATAGAGGTCGGCGGCGTCGGCTTCGCCGTGCAGCTCACCCCCGATCACGCCCTCTCGCTGCGGCTCGGAGACACCGCGTTCGTGATGACGAGCCTCATCGTGCGCGAAGACGCTCTCTCGCTGTTCGGCTTCGCCGACACGGAACAGCTCGCGGTGTTCGAACTGCTTCTGGGGGTCACCGGGGTCGGTCCCAAATCGGCCATGGGCGTGCTGGCAGCGCTGACACCGGATGCCATCGCTGCGGCGGTTCAGGCAGACGACGACGCGGTCTTCCGCAAGGTCTCAGGCATCGGCCCGAAGACGGCGAAACTCATCGTGGTGTCGCTCGCCGGCAAGCTCGTGGTAACGCATACGCAGAGGTCCGCGTCGAGCACCCGGCCGGGGTCCTCCCTGGGGGACAGCGTGCTCGTCGCTCTCGTGGGCCTTGGTTGGCCGGAACGGGTGGCATCCGAGGTCATAGCCGAGGTCGTGGCGGAACACGCAGAACCAGAGCGCGGGAGTGTTTCGGCACTGCTCAGGCTTGCCCTGGCCCGGCTCGGCCCCGGCCAGACGCCGGTGAGGAGCGGATCGTGA
- the ruvB gene encoding Holliday junction branch migration DNA helicase RuvB, translating into MLESENELAFEGALRPRTLAEFVGQSKVRGQLQLLLTAASMQDRTADHILLAGPPGLGKTTLAMIVAHESGRPLRLSSGPAIQHAGDLAALLSSLTPGEVLFIDEIHRMARSAEEMLYLAMEDFRIDIMVGKGAGATSIPLDLAPFTLVGATTRSGLLPNPLRDRFGFTAHLEFYDAAELEQVLARAAVMLNVQIDREALAEIAGRCRGTPRIANRLLRRVRDYALVHGSDADVDTVRAALELYDVDPLGLDRLDRAVMQAILTRFEGGPVGLNTLAVSVGEEAETIESVVEPFLVRIGLISRTPRGRVATAAAWRHFDATPTSGSAGVRSQQVPLDDDL; encoded by the coding sequence GTGCTGGAGTCCGAGAACGAGCTGGCCTTTGAGGGCGCACTACGCCCTCGCACGCTCGCCGAGTTCGTCGGCCAGAGCAAGGTGCGCGGCCAGCTTCAGCTGCTGCTGACCGCTGCGAGCATGCAGGACCGCACGGCCGATCACATCCTCCTGGCCGGCCCTCCCGGGCTTGGCAAGACCACGCTGGCGATGATCGTCGCGCACGAGAGCGGGCGGCCCCTGCGGCTCTCCAGCGGCCCGGCCATTCAGCACGCCGGCGATCTGGCTGCGCTGCTTTCCTCGCTCACCCCCGGCGAGGTGCTCTTCATCGACGAGATCCACCGCATGGCTCGCTCCGCTGAAGAGATGCTGTACCTGGCGATGGAGGACTTTCGCATCGACATTATGGTCGGCAAGGGCGCGGGGGCGACCTCTATTCCTCTGGACCTCGCGCCGTTCACCCTCGTCGGGGCGACCACGCGTTCGGGGCTGCTGCCCAATCCGCTGCGTGATCGCTTCGGCTTCACGGCGCACCTTGAGTTCTACGATGCCGCAGAACTCGAGCAGGTGCTCGCACGAGCGGCCGTGATGCTCAATGTGCAGATTGATCGCGAGGCGCTTGCCGAAATCGCCGGGCGCTGCCGTGGCACGCCCCGTATCGCGAACAGGCTGCTGCGTCGCGTGCGCGACTACGCACTCGTGCATGGCAGCGATGCGGATGTCGACACCGTGCGTGCCGCGCTCGAACTGTACGATGTCGATCCGCTGGGCCTCGATCGGCTCGACCGCGCGGTCATGCAGGCGATCCTCACCCGCTTCGAAGGCGGCCCCGTCGGGCTGAACACCCTCGCCGTCTCTGTCGGCGAGGAGGCGGAGACCATCGAATCGGTGGTCGAGCCTTTTCTCGTACGCATCGGTCTGATCTCGCGCACCCCGCGTGGCCGTGTCGCCACCGCGGCAGCCTGGCGACACTTCGATGCAACTCCCACCTCGGGCTCGGCGGGTGTGCGCTCCCAGCAAGTGCCCCTCGATGATGACCTATAA
- a CDS encoding ATP-binding cassette domain-containing protein has translation MSTPKKTDTHSPAAHGPDSHDLIRVQGARVNNLKDVSVEIPKRRLTVFTGVSGSGKSSLVFGTIAAESQRMINETYSAFVQGFMPTLARPEVHLLEGLTTAIIVDQERLGANPRSTVGTVTDAYAMLRILFSRLGQPHIGSPQAFSFNVASISGAGAVTFERGGEKVKERRDFAITGGMCPRCEGMGKVSDFDLSQLYDDSKSLSDGALTIPGYSMDGWYGRIFAGFGFDMDKPIAAFTKKELQDLLYKEPTKIKVEGVNLTYEGLIPRIQKSFLSKDREAMQPHVRAFVDRAVIFTSCPECGGTRLNEGARSSKIGTINIADACAMQISDLAAWVRGLDEPSVAPLLATLRHILDSFVEIGLGYLSLDRSSGTLSGGEAQRTKLIRHLGSALTDVTYVFDEPTIGLHPHDIQRMNELLRRLRDKGNTVLVVEHKPETIVIADHVVDLGPGAGTAGGTVCFEGSVEDLRASDTLTGRHLDDRATLKRELRASAGALEVRGATENNLRGVDVDIPLGVLTVITGVAGSGKSSLIRSSVSPREGVVSIDQGAIRGSRRSNPATYTGLLEPIRKAFAKANGVKPALFSANSEGACPNCNGAGVIYTDLAVMAGVSTVCEVCEGKRFQAAVLEYHLGGRDISEVLAMSVTEAEEFFGAGEARLPAAHAILQRLADVGLGYISLGQPLTTLSGGERQRLKLAARMAEKGNVYVLDEPTTGLHLADVEQLLALLDRLVDSGKSVIVIEHHQAVMAHADWIIDLGPGAGHDGGRIVFEGSPADLIAARSTLTGEHLAAYVGA, from the coding sequence ATGAGCACGCCCAAAAAAACGGACACACACTCGCCCGCGGCGCACGGCCCAGACAGCCACGATCTGATTCGCGTGCAGGGTGCGCGCGTGAACAACCTCAAGGATGTCAGTGTCGAGATCCCGAAGCGCCGCCTGACGGTGTTCACGGGCGTTTCCGGCTCCGGCAAGAGCTCGCTGGTGTTCGGCACCATCGCCGCGGAGTCGCAGCGGATGATCAACGAGACATACAGCGCTTTCGTGCAGGGCTTCATGCCGACGCTCGCGCGCCCCGAGGTGCATCTGTTGGAGGGGCTGACGACGGCGATCATCGTCGATCAGGAACGACTGGGTGCCAACCCCCGTTCAACGGTCGGTACCGTCACCGACGCATACGCGATGCTGCGCATCCTGTTCAGCCGACTCGGGCAGCCGCACATCGGGTCGCCTCAGGCGTTTTCGTTCAACGTGGCATCCATCAGCGGGGCCGGTGCCGTCACCTTCGAGCGCGGCGGAGAGAAGGTGAAGGAGCGGCGTGATTTCGCCATCACCGGCGGCATGTGCCCGCGCTGCGAGGGCATGGGCAAGGTTTCCGACTTCGACCTGTCCCAGCTTTACGACGACAGTAAGTCACTCAGTGATGGCGCGCTCACGATCCCCGGTTACAGCATGGATGGCTGGTACGGCCGCATCTTCGCAGGCTTCGGCTTCGACATGGACAAGCCGATCGCCGCCTTCACGAAGAAGGAGCTTCAGGACCTGCTCTACAAGGAGCCGACCAAGATCAAGGTCGAGGGCGTCAACCTCACCTATGAGGGGCTGATCCCCAGGATCCAGAAGTCGTTCCTGTCGAAGGACAGGGAGGCGATGCAGCCCCACGTGCGTGCGTTCGTGGACCGCGCTGTCATCTTCACGAGTTGCCCCGAATGCGGCGGTACTCGGCTCAATGAGGGCGCTCGCTCGTCGAAGATCGGCACGATCAACATTGCGGATGCGTGCGCGATGCAGATCAGCGACCTCGCCGCGTGGGTGCGCGGCCTCGACGAACCGTCGGTGGCGCCGTTGCTGGCAACCCTGCGGCACATTCTCGACTCATTTGTGGAGATCGGGCTGGGATACCTCTCGCTCGATCGCTCGTCGGGCACGTTGTCGGGAGGTGAGGCGCAGCGCACCAAGCTGATTCGCCACCTCGGTTCCGCGCTGACCGACGTCACCTATGTGTTCGATGAGCCGACCATCGGCCTGCACCCCCATGACATCCAGCGCATGAATGAGTTGTTGCGGCGGCTGCGAGATAAGGGCAACACGGTGCTCGTCGTGGAGCACAAGCCGGAGACGATCGTCATCGCCGACCACGTCGTCGACCTCGGCCCCGGCGCGGGCACGGCCGGTGGCACCGTCTGTTTCGAGGGCAGCGTCGAGGATCTGCGGGCCAGCGACACTCTCACGGGTCGCCATCTCGACGATCGAGCGACTCTCAAGAGGGAATTGCGGGCATCCGCCGGCGCCCTTGAGGTGCGTGGAGCCACGGAGAACAATCTGCGCGGGGTGGATGTCGACATCCCACTCGGCGTGCTGACCGTGATCACCGGTGTGGCCGGCTCTGGCAAGAGTTCGCTGATTCGGAGCTCAGTTTCTCCGCGGGAAGGCGTCGTTTCAATCGACCAGGGAGCGATCCGCGGCTCACGACGAAGCAACCCCGCGACCTACACCGGCTTGCTCGAGCCGATTCGCAAGGCGTTCGCAAAGGCGAACGGCGTGAAGCCCGCCCTATTCAGCGCCAACTCCGAGGGCGCCTGCCCTAACTGCAACGGTGCAGGCGTCATCTACACCGATCTGGCCGTGATGGCGGGCGTCTCGACGGTGTGTGAGGTGTGTGAGGGCAAGCGGTTCCAGGCCGCGGTGCTTGAGTATCACCTCGGGGGCCGCGACATCAGCGAGGTGCTCGCGATGTCGGTGACCGAGGCGGAGGAGTTCTTCGGCGCCGGCGAGGCGCGTCTTCCGGCCGCGCACGCGATCCTGCAGCGACTCGCTGACGTCGGGCTCGGTTACATCTCGCTCGGACAGCCGCTCACGACGCTCTCCGGCGGTGAGCGCCAGCGGCTCAAGCTCGCCGCACGTATGGCCGAGAAGGGCAACGTCTACGTTCTGGATGAGCCGACCACCGGCCTGCACCTCGCGGACGTCGAGCAACTGCTGGCGCTGCTCGACAGGCTCGTCGACTCCGGCAAGTCAGTGATAGTCATCGAGCACCACCAAGCGGTCATGGCGCACGCCGACTGGATCATCGATCTCGGCCCGGGCGCCGGCCACGACGGTGGCCGGATCGTCTTCGAGGGCTCCCCCGCCGATTTGATCGCAGCCCGTTCCACCCTCACCGGCGAACACCTCGCGGCTTACGTGGGAGCCTAA